A region from the Acidobacteriota bacterium genome encodes:
- a CDS encoding DUF1820 family protein — protein sequence MPQSPVYRILFHNQGRVYEIYAKSVSQGALFGFVEIEQLLFGERSQVVVDPTEETLKNEFRGVRRSYLPMHSIIRIDEVDKQGTSRITAASREGTLMPFPAPIYTKPKK from the coding sequence ATGCCGCAGTCGCCCGTGTACCGGATTCTCTTTCACAATCAGGGGCGCGTGTACGAGATCTACGCCAAGTCGGTCTCACAGGGAGCGCTCTTCGGGTTCGTCGAGATCGAGCAATTGCTCTTCGGCGAGCGGTCCCAGGTCGTCGTCGATCCCACCGAGGAAACGTTGAAGAACGAATTTCGTGGGGTTCGCCGCAGCTATCTGCCGATGCACTCGATCATCCGGATCGACGAGGTCGACAAGCAGGGCACGAGCCGGATCACTGCGGCGAGTCGCGAGGGAACGCTCATGCCGTTTCCCGCCCCGATCTACACCAAGCCGAAAAAATAG
- a CDS encoding superoxide dismutase family protein, producing the protein MSDRRYVFALLPALLAAALAPGCNQGGEKPQPEETAPPQEEAAAPSGTAVAELAPLADSGVKGRVVFRQTEAGVVVEADVTGLAPGKHGFHIHEWGDCSAPDGKSAGGHFNPTGAPHGGPEADEAHAGDLGNLVADANGHATLELTSTRISLSPGPTDIRGRAVIVHAGEDDLTSQPTGAAGGRLACGVIMEEGGDTQPVLPPSQP; encoded by the coding sequence ATGAGCGACCGTCGATACGTTTTCGCGCTGCTGCCGGCGCTGCTCGCCGCCGCCCTGGCGCCCGGTTGCAACCAGGGCGGGGAGAAGCCCCAGCCGGAGGAGACGGCGCCGCCCCAGGAGGAGGCGGCGGCTCCCTCCGGGACGGCGGTGGCGGAGCTGGCCCCCCTCGCCGACAGCGGGGTGAAGGGACGGGTCGTTTTCCGGCAAACGGAGGCAGGGGTCGTCGTGGAGGCGGACGTGACGGGGCTCGCCCCCGGCAAGCACGGCTTTCACATCCACGAGTGGGGCGACTGCTCGGCGCCCGACGGCAAGTCGGCGGGCGGCCACTTCAACCCGACCGGGGCTCCGCACGGAGGGCCGGAGGCCGACGAGGCGCACGCCGGGGATCTGGGGAACCTCGTCGCCGACGCCAACGGCCACGCGACCCTCGAGCTGACCTCGACCCGAATCTCGCTCTCCCCCGGTCCGACCGACATCCGGGGACGGGCGGTCATCGTCCACGCCGGCGAGGACGACCTCACCAGCCAGCCTACCGGGGCGGCGGGGGGACGCCTCGCCTGCGGCGTCATCATGGAGGAGGGCGGCGACACGCAGCCCGTCCTGCCCCCGTCCCAGCCTTGA
- a CDS encoding NAD-dependent malic enzyme, giving the protein MESEGRPSAQYAVTIRLECPHAAGWIARIAGKIAEHGGAIRAIDLVRIRRGRSLRDYTIECPSPEAENAIAEAIRGLDGVRVLSVTDDTFRIHQGGKLEIRSKVPLRSRADLSMAYTPGVARVCEAIAREPEVSRTHTIRANTIAVVSDGSAVLGLGDIGPAAAMPVMEGKAILFKAFGHIDAFPLCIDVHDADGIVRFCEQVAPSFGGINLEDIAAPKCFEIERRLRETLDIPVFHDDQHGTAVVVLAAAINALRLTGRSPESMKVVFSGAGAAGFACTRALLDHGFRNVIVCDSRGAIDRRRDFRSNPMKQWLAEHTNPNGEHGSLKDVIEGADMFIGVSAPNLLDRRDIERMNESPIVFAMANPTPEVMPEEIEDIAAVVATGRSDYPNQINNVLAFPGIFRGALDARARTINEEMKRAAAHAIASVIADDELSPDYIVPSVFDKRVAARVAVAVAEAARASGAAPPLEPAERS; this is encoded by the coding sequence ATGGAGAGTGAAGGCCGACCGAGTGCCCAGTATGCGGTGACCATCCGGCTCGAGTGCCCGCACGCAGCCGGATGGATCGCCCGCATCGCCGGGAAGATCGCCGAGCACGGCGGTGCGATCCGAGCCATCGACCTCGTGCGGATCCGCCGCGGGCGGAGCCTCCGCGACTACACGATCGAGTGCCCCTCCCCGGAGGCCGAAAACGCCATCGCCGAGGCGATCCGCGGGCTGGACGGGGTGCGGGTGCTCTCCGTTACGGACGACACGTTCCGCATCCATCAGGGAGGGAAACTCGAGATCCGCTCCAAGGTGCCCCTCCGGAGCCGGGCGGATCTGTCGATGGCCTACACGCCGGGTGTGGCGCGGGTCTGCGAAGCGATCGCCCGCGAGCCCGAGGTCTCACGGACGCACACCATCCGCGCCAACACGATCGCGGTCGTCTCGGACGGCAGCGCGGTGCTCGGTCTGGGCGACATCGGTCCCGCCGCCGCGATGCCGGTCATGGAAGGCAAAGCGATCCTGTTCAAGGCCTTCGGGCACATCGACGCCTTCCCGCTCTGTATCGACGTCCACGACGCGGACGGCATCGTCCGCTTCTGCGAGCAGGTCGCTCCGAGCTTCGGGGGCATCAACCTCGAGGACATCGCCGCGCCGAAGTGCTTCGAGATCGAGCGGAGACTTCGGGAGACGCTCGACATCCCCGTCTTCCACGACGACCAGCACGGAACGGCCGTCGTCGTGCTCGCGGCAGCGATCAACGCGCTCCGGCTCACGGGCCGGTCTCCCGAGTCGATGAAAGTCGTCTTCTCGGGGGCGGGAGCAGCCGGGTTCGCCTGCACCAGAGCCCTGCTCGATCACGGCTTCCGGAACGTCATCGTTTGCGACAGCCGCGGGGCCATCGACCGGCGGCGCGACTTCCGCTCGAACCCCATGAAGCAGTGGCTCGCCGAGCATACGAACCCGAACGGCGAACACGGCTCGCTCAAGGACGTCATCGAGGGAGCGGATATGTTCATCGGCGTCTCTGCCCCGAACCTCCTCGACCGCAGGGACATCGAGCGGATGAACGAGTCGCCGATCGTTTTTGCGATGGCGAATCCGACGCCGGAGGTCATGCCCGAAGAGATCGAGGACATCGCCGCGGTCGTGGCCACGGGGCGCAGCGACTACCCCAACCAGATCAACAATGTCCTCGCCTTCCCGGGCATCTTTCGCGGCGCGCTCGACGCCCGCGCCCGGACGATCAACGAGGAGATGAAGCGCGCGGCCGCGCACGCGATCGCCTCCGTCATCGCGGACGACGAGCTGTCACCCGATTACATCGTCCCCAGCGTCTTCGACAAGCGCGTGGCGGCCCGGGTCGCGGTGGCGGTGGCCGAGGCGGCCCGGGCGTCGGGAGCCGCGCCGCCGCTCGAGCCGGCCGAGCGTTCCTAG
- a CDS encoding glutamine--tRNA ligase/YqeY domain fusion protein: MSGTRKPEGQAPDFIREIIAADVAAGKNGGKVVTRFPPEPNGYLHIGHAKAICLDFGVAEEFGGRCHLRFDDTNPVKEEEEYVEAIKRDVRWLGFDWGEHEYHASDYFDQLYEFAVELIKKGKAYVDSLSAEQIREYRGTLTEPGRESPYRNRSVEENLDLFERMRRGEFPDGSHVLRAKIDMASGNLNMRDPVIYRIRRATHHRTGDKWCIYPMYDFTHPLSDAIEGVTHSLCTLEFEDHRPLYDWFLDNVSAPCHPRQIEFARLNLSYTVMSKRKLAQLVEEGHVSGWDDPRMPTLSGMRRRGYTPEAIRAFCDRIGVAKRDSLVDVVLLENAVREHLNRVAPRRFAVLRPLKVVLTNYPEGRVETFPAVNNPEDPAAGTREVPFSRELYIERSDFMEEPPRKFFRLAPGREVRLRYAYFIRCEEVVKDERGEIVELHCTYDPATRGGDAPDGRKVRGTLHWVSAAHAVEAEVRLYDHLFTKEDLGDLEPGKTFLDYLNPNSLEILTGCKLEPSLASARPGERFQFERLGYFCVDTRDSSPERPVFNRTVTLRDTWAKILRREQGSGA, encoded by the coding sequence ATGAGCGGAACGCGGAAGCCCGAGGGACAGGCTCCGGACTTCATCCGGGAGATCATCGCGGCCGACGTCGCGGCGGGGAAGAACGGCGGCAAGGTGGTGACGAGGTTCCCGCCCGAGCCGAACGGCTACCTCCACATCGGCCACGCCAAGGCGATCTGCCTCGACTTCGGCGTGGCCGAGGAGTTCGGCGGGCGCTGCCACCTCCGCTTCGACGACACGAATCCGGTGAAGGAGGAAGAGGAGTACGTCGAGGCGATCAAGCGCGACGTGCGGTGGCTCGGTTTCGACTGGGGGGAGCACGAGTACCATGCGTCGGACTATTTCGATCAGCTCTACGAGTTTGCCGTCGAGCTGATCAAGAAGGGGAAGGCCTATGTCGATAGCCTCTCCGCCGAGCAGATCCGCGAGTACCGAGGTACCCTGACGGAGCCCGGGCGCGAGAGCCCGTACCGCAATCGCTCGGTGGAGGAGAACCTCGACCTGTTCGAACGGATGCGCCGGGGCGAGTTTCCCGACGGGAGCCACGTGCTGCGCGCCAAGATCGACATGGCCTCCGGCAACCTGAACATGCGCGATCCGGTGATCTACCGGATTCGGCGGGCGACGCATCACCGAACCGGCGACAAGTGGTGCATCTATCCGATGTACGACTTCACGCATCCGCTCTCCGACGCGATCGAAGGAGTCACGCACTCGCTGTGCACGCTGGAGTTCGAAGATCATCGGCCGCTGTACGACTGGTTCCTGGATAACGTGTCGGCGCCGTGCCACCCCCGGCAGATCGAGTTCGCACGGCTCAACTTGAGCTACACGGTGATGAGCAAGCGCAAGCTGGCGCAGCTCGTCGAGGAGGGCCACGTCAGCGGCTGGGACGACCCGCGCATGCCGACCCTGTCCGGCATGCGCCGCCGCGGGTACACGCCGGAGGCGATCCGCGCCTTCTGCGACCGGATCGGCGTGGCAAAGCGCGACAGCCTGGTCGACGTCGTGCTGCTGGAGAACGCCGTCCGCGAGCACCTCAACCGCGTCGCGCCCCGGCGGTTTGCCGTGCTCCGCCCGCTGAAGGTCGTGCTGACCAACTATCCGGAGGGCCGTGTCGAGACGTTCCCGGCGGTGAACAACCCGGAAGATCCGGCGGCGGGCACGCGGGAAGTGCCCTTCTCGCGCGAGCTCTACATCGAGCGCAGCGATTTCATGGAGGAGCCGCCGAGAAAGTTTTTCAGGCTGGCACCGGGACGCGAGGTGCGCCTGCGCTACGCCTATTTCATCCGGTGCGAGGAGGTCGTGAAGGACGAGCGCGGCGAGATCGTCGAGCTGCATTGCACGTACGATCCCGCGACGCGCGGGGGGGACGCTCCGGACGGGCGGAAGGTGCGCGGGACGCTGCACTGGGTTTCGGCCGCGCACGCTGTCGAAGCGGAAGTCCGCCTCTATGACCATCTCTTCACCAAGGAGGATCTTGGCGACCTCGAGCCGGGAAAAACGTTCCTCGACTACCTCAACCCGAACTCGCTGGAGATCCTGACGGGTTGCAAGCTCGAGCCGTCGCTGGCGTCCGCGCGGCCCGGGGAACGCTTCCAGTTCGAGCGCCTCGGCTACTTCTGCGTGGACACGCGCGACAGCTCGCCGGAGCGCCCCGTGTTCAACCGAACGGTGACGCTGCGCGACACCTGGGCCAAGATCCTGCGGCGCGAGCAGGGTTCCGGCGCGTGA